Below is a window of Thermoplasmata archaeon DNA.
CAGGGAGACGAGCATCATGGTGACCCCGCTCCCGTCCGGGGTGATCAGGGCACCGAAGACGAAGATCCCGGCGGTCGCGATCCGCCAGTGGCGTTTCCAGAACTTCGCCGATACGATGCCCACCGCGGCCAGGCCGTACATGACCACGGGGAGCTGGAACGCGACGCCGAACGCGAGGTTGAACAGGAGCACGAAGTCGATGAAGTTGTCTCCGTACAGGATCAGGAAATCGGCTCCCATGAGGTTCTGGACCGAGAAGAGCAATTGGAAGGTGAAGGGGAGCACGAGGGCGAAGCAGAGGGCGACGCCCGCGAGGAACAGGCCCAGAACGGGCGCGCTGATCCGCCGGACGATCCGCTTCTCGGACGGACGCAACGCGGGACTCATGAACCGTCCCAGCTCGTACACGACGACGGGCGATCCGACGACCACTGCCAGGAAGAAGGCGACCTTGAACATCACGACGTACGCGTCCCAGGGGTGCAGATAGCTGAAGTTCAG
It encodes the following:
- a CDS encoding twin-arginine translocase subunit TatC: MAPIATAEDIEDQKQMGFWDHVEELRRRLKVVVVAVLLLFVVFLTTGIGTLPIGGSQVPMLVPALTASSPNLATQFFLAVKGYLVPSRVGAQPLNFSYLHPWDAYVVMFKVAFFLAVVVGSPVVVYELGRFMSPALRPSEKRIVRRISAPVLGLFLAGVALCFALVLPFTFQLLFSVQNLMGADFLILYGDNFIDFVLLFNLAFGVAFQLPVVMYGLAAVGIVSAKFWKRHWRIATAGIFVFGALITPDGSGVTMMLVSLPMLALYVLGYAFARRAQRTRARSAVAA